A window of Equus przewalskii isolate Varuska chromosome 18, EquPr2, whole genome shotgun sequence contains these coding sequences:
- the ARGFX gene encoding LOW QUALITY PROTEIN: arginine-fifty homeobox (The sequence of the model RefSeq protein was modified relative to this genomic sequence to represent the inferred CDS: inserted 3 bases in 2 codons; substituted 1 base at 1 genomic stop codon), which produces MQLSGAQMNRGAPGTRQTHSHIHMSDYSIDTIQQDQVDHSFPSQISESLMNGMAPDNPQPDLFINLDDSSMNLIPQDPADPNMNQQPDEEIRRVRYRTKELLSVRSVVPSMVPRGCVLVHQPGSSLNPLILGFYGDIITQHQECTSFTHRQHEELEALFSXTMFPDKNLQKELALKLNLPGSTVKTWFRNGQFKLRKQQQQQQQSLKQQNQILPAKTVPNSPTASSSPCSFVSCSFRFLXLLPPQPLGPSXWAWDSIITESPTRDVQMQDLQLERLVASVPALYSDAYDIAQIMKLYSFPDEDEISSSSFQYLYWYLSPTRPQLEEQSSSLSIFAGLGVGLSPGQTWSSMTSQHFAINSLRGVLEFQNPSSMVDFGVL; this is translated from the exons ATGCAGCTCTCTGGTGCCCAGATGAACAGAGGAGCCCCTGGGACTCGCCAGACCCACTCTCATATCCACATGAGTGATTATAGCATTGACACGATACAACAAGACCAAGTTGATCACA GCTTTCCATCTCAGATTTCAGAATCCCTGATGAATGGAATGGCCCCAGATAATCCCCAGCCAGACCTTTTTATCAACTTGGATGATTCCAGCATGAACTTGATACCACAGGATCCAGCTGATCCCA atatgaatcaacagccagatgaagagatacgaAGGGTGAGGTACcgaacaaaggagcttctgtctgTGAGAAGCGTGGTGCCAAGCATGGTGCCACGGGGGTGTGTTctggttcaccaacctggaagctccctgaaCCCCCTCAttctgggtttttatggagacaTCATTACACag CACCAAGAATGCACCTCATTCACTCACAGACAGCATGAAGAGTTGGAGGCTCTGTTTAG CACCATGTTTCCAGATAAAAATCTCCAGAAGGAATTGGCTTTGAAACTCAACCTACCGGGGTCTACAGTAAAG ACTTGGTTCAGGAACGGGCAATTCAAActgaggaagcagcagcagcaacaacagcaatCACTAAAGCAACAAAACCAGATCCTTCCAGCCAAGACGGTGCCCAACTCACCCACAGCATCAAGCAGtccttgttcttttgtttcctgcAGTTTCCGATTTCTGTAGCTCCTTCCACCTCAGCCCTTAGGCCCTT CATGGGCCTGGGACTCGATCATCACTGAGAGTCCCACAAGAGATGTCCAAATGCAGGATCTTCAGTTGGAGAGACTAGTGGCCTCAGTTCCTGCCTTGTACTCTGATGCCTATGACATAGCCCAAATCATGAAACTGTATAGTTTTCCTGATGAAGATGAGATATCCAGCTCTTCTTTTCAGTATCTGTATTGGTATCTCTCGCCCACAAGGCCCCAGCTGGAAGAACAGAGTTCCTCTCTTAGCATCTTTGCTGGTCTAGGAGTAGGTCTATCCCCTGGGCAAACCTGGTCCAGTATGACAAGCCAGCATTTTGCAATCAACAGTCTAAGAGGGGTTCTAGAATTCCAGAACCCTTCCAGTATGGTGGACTTTGGAGTTCTTTGA